A portion of the Methanosphaera cuniculi genome contains these proteins:
- a CDS encoding zinc ribbon domain-containing protein: protein MKCPECGYDNLNDATRCNLCGAKLPKKDLTKKEPTDNRSIFQKIKDFKDTPRDTPKTAALISLVIGLFTPVFGCGQIYLGYYNRFLVEAIISAIICKILVSYTGIIKLIFQAIYLIWFIYTVYDSYICAQAKHKQHKLPKLVGLVNINK, encoded by the coding sequence ATGAAATGTCCCGAATGTGGCTATGATAATCTAAATGATGCTACAAGATGTAATCTCTGCGGAGCTAAGCTACCAAAGAAAGATTTAACAAAAAAAGAACCAACAGATAACAGATCAATATTTCAGAAAATAAAAGACTTCAAAGACACACCCCGTGACACACCAAAAACTGCAGCACTAATATCACTAGTTATAGGACTATTTACACCTGTCTTTGGATGTGGACAAATATATCTAGGATACTACAACAGATTTCTAGTTGAAGCAATAATATCAGCAATAATATGTAAAATATTAGTATCATATACAGGAATTATAAAATTAATATTCCAAGCAATATATTTGATATGGTTTATTTACACAGTATATGATTCATATATTTGTGCACAAGCAAAACACAAACAACATAAACTACCAAAACTTGTAGGATTAGTTAACATAAATAAATAA
- a CDS encoding zinc ribbon domain-containing protein, whose amino-acid sequence MKTCPYCRTENDDNAIRCITCGAQLQMVNNNNCNSCNNDNYNNYDNNPNNNNTMRPHKNVALATLISILGGFIIVLVGAGNLYLGLSKRYLVEVIIGVLCTGLMRFFIIMRSISAFIFATLLVIWYIYTCYDTYRCAKAINEGRPIPKLFGYTLE is encoded by the coding sequence ATGAAAACATGTCCATATTGCAGAACAGAAAATGATGATAATGCAATACGATGTATAACATGTGGAGCACAACTTCAAATGGTTAATAACAATAATTGTAACAGTTGCAATAATGATAATTATAATAATTATGATAATAACCCTAATAATAACAATACAATGCGTCCACATAAAAATGTAGCACTTGCAACATTAATATCTATACTTGGAGGATTTATAATAGTCCTCGTTGGAGCAGGAAACTTATATCTTGGATTATCCAAAAGATACTTAGTAGAAGTAATAATTGGTGTATTATGTACAGGATTAATGAGATTCTTTATAATAATGAGAAGTATCTCTGCATTCATCTTTGCAACACTACTAGTTATATGGTATATTTACACATGTTATGATACATACAGGTGTGCTAAAGCAATCAATGAAGGACGTCCAATACCAAAACTATTTGGATACACATTAGAATAA
- a CDS encoding zinc-ribbon domain-containing protein, which produces MKCPKCQTENKENVTQCKKCGTKLIIESPKNKYYALGISIVLGFFTLCGAGQLYLNQFKRAAIEIIIGLVSYGLTLLGGYVSEIFNLLLVIWYIYTCYDTYKCAEAINEDKPLPKLLGTNIQ; this is translated from the coding sequence ATGAAATGTCCAAAATGCCAAACAGAAAACAAAGAAAATGTAACACAATGCAAAAAATGCGGTACAAAACTAATAATAGAAAGTCCAAAAAATAAGTACTATGCTCTGGGAATTTCAATAGTCCTGGGATTTTTTACACTCTGTGGAGCAGGACAATTATACTTAAATCAATTTAAAAGAGCAGCTATTGAAATAATAATAGGTTTAGTATCTTATGGTTTAACACTACTTGGTGGATATGTAAGTGAAATTTTTAACTTACTACTAGTAATATGGTACATTTATACATGTTATGACACATATAAATGTGCTGAAGCTATAAATGAAGATAAACCATTACCAAAACTTCTTGGAACTAACATACAATAA